CACTGAGCAGAAAAGCAGCTTCTGTTTTGCTTTCAAGTTTACATATTCTTTTCTGCTATTGCTAtcaattctgtttttagaaTCTTTGACCTTCTCTGCTCAATCTTCAATGTATCTACTACAGGACtcagagattacaaaaatacacaaaGTAAAAAGATTTCAAGACTAAGTGTTTGTCATCACAGAAACCAAACACACACTTATCATTCTAcaaactttcttttctttttattttctataccCTTTTGTGAGAATGTTGGATCATTCTTTAATTATGTCCCAAAAGATCAAATATTCTAGGACAAACTGCACATATCAGGATAACTAGATCATTATCTAAATTCatcatatacatatattttatttcttttttaaaaaaaatagaaaaagaaaaaaaaagaaactcacCACCGTTAAGTGAAGCTGATAGAAATGAAATAGTTGTCTAGAATGAGatgtgatgagtttggaaaatccaaattaataCTTGTGATGaaaaaacattattaaaatatttaattgcaaaattattaattcaatcttaattaatcatatgttaattattaattttgtgatgcaggttCACAATTGGGCCGAAAAAACAAAAGTTGTTGCAACTAAGTCCATATTTGTTTTTGATAAAAGCTTCCTATGCTTGATCCAAACCTACCAGAAAAGCAAATGCTTTAAATGGGCCAGCAATTGTGATAACAAGCCCAATTAAAAGGTCTTGGTATAAGACCAAAAATGCTTGGTCCGAAATTAAAAGGAAATGGGGCACAATATTGTCTTATTCATTTTAAACTAAAACCCATTTCTTTAGTTATGTTACAAGCTTCAACGGATACAAGCATAATACCATGTGATGGATTCCAAATTTCATTAAATTACCATTTATTGCATGggaaacatgagagagaaattTGCAGCTGAATTGATTGATTGTCATAAGTGCTGCACGCTACCTTAtgcaagggaagtaaaagcaaattattttttaatttgtttaatcacTTTGAATTGCTTTTACTCCACatactctcttctctctcatctctttcttcttctttcttcggtCTTTAACCAGGAAGCCATGGAAGCTACTTGGATCTAccgaaaggaaaggaaagcaaGCCTAAAGACCATCGAGTTGAtggtacaaaaaaaaaagaaaagtatgctgtggctgagattatcaccaaaggtggtaagatttggtgaggtaatctgagatccttcatactcaaaaagaaagatgaagattCGACCAGCAAGGAAGATCtttggaggcatggcttgtctttgattctgctcaaccaccacaggaagtagctagagtggcgaagtgatggttgaggcagagattgaagcagatgaagtcatcatcatcatgaagcattaagggccagaaatccatcttggagaggaagccaaggatggagcgctcggattgatgaagagtgatgaccaaggaaggactagaggtatttgcatgttggtttttgcatgagttacctcttctctctctatgacCGAACCGGTTGTGtgttgaaggaaaagaagctgagctcgggtttgtgtttcaactgtgaaggtttcacttctctataaaaggggtgaacaatcatggtttgattcaaggagtaaggtttgagagtgcaaggcacagagttctcagagctacctaagctagcagttcttcttctccttcaatgttttctgtttaatatttttctgtttaattttgtcatgtcttgagtctcatgaaaaaaggcaaacagtgaagtttgtaagaaaaagccatagagcggaaaaaggcagagagtgcaaaattaaaagaaaaagccatagatgtcttagagttcctttgtacatttgtgttgtgtttcatgattctgtgggaatccccttgtaagttgggttagcactttaaaatttgtaatctggatgattatagtgaaattccatcattgttgtaatggagactggatgtaggctgcactgcacttagcagctgaaccaggatatatctggatGTAATCTTCTATCTCTCTTCCTACttcaattctgtttttactgttcagatgaaaaataaaaaatgtctcgtgttaagtgacgagacaaaatgaaaatgtctcgtggctagggacgagctaaaaacagaaaagtttcCTCTAAGTAcagcaagtgttagcaagcaaaaaggggctaagattcaaccccccattctcttagccactgaaaccatcaagaTGAATAACTCTTCATCTGTTCAACTTAGAGTTACAAATCCAGCAATCAGTTGAAGGCAAAAATCCAAACTTATTGTTCGAGTTCGCGATAAGGATAGACATGGTGCAATATGTTACCAAGATTCAGATAGCATGTTGGTTTGACACTGATATATCTCTgtttacaaaaatgagagaCAAGGAAGAAATAGTTATTATTACAAAAGAGTTTCTCTTAGTATTAGAAATAGTTTATTATAGTTATCTACAATTAATTTTATCTAATGAATCGATATCTAccgttaaaaaatattacacagCAATAACTTGATCCTTTTATTTTGAAAGCTAATACACCTCATGCTCATTCCTTTTAGTATCCTACATGAATCTTGCAACACAAAAGCTGACTCTCATAAAGAATTGGCAAAGACAAAAACGACATTTTATAATGGTTTTCTTTCCACAAATCAAGctatcattttattttgtttctatgtaaaacagaaaaaaaaaattatagagtaATGTACAGGAACAAAAGCTTTTCACTGATAGGTGTCACTCCAACTTTCTCCATCAtgtcctttgttttctttcctgTTCATTCTCGTTTAGATACTAGCATGAAGCCGAAATCAGAAAACACAGCTTCTGGTTCACAACACATCAATCCAGCTTGCCACCTCAAATGAATTTAGAATCAAATAAAGATATATTGTCAATGTATAGGATTACATTTTGATTTATGCACAAGCCACCTGCAAAAGATGGTAAAAACTGTAAATTTGATTCATCCATTCGTTTAATACATATAAAACCATTCTTAAATGTTggacacacacaaaaaaaaaggatatcccttgtctttcaatttttgtGTCAAGGACATCATGGTAATTCTTATTCCTCTTTAAATGCGcctattttgaaaatatgagaGTTAACAAGTCTTACATATAGCAATGACTGTTTATCAAAGTAACAGGATATTTCTTTGACTACAACTGCAAATTGAGGGCTTTCCTgataaatgaaagaaaagaatgcAAATTTTGCTGTTGACATATCAGTTCAACAAGTTAATGTTGtctaaagaaagagaaaacttttttgcttcaaggatgTAAGGGATAAAGAGCAACTAAGCCAGTAAGCTGAGCTGGCAGAGTTGGTTAGTTAGTTATAAAATCAGCTAGTGGTTGTTAGTATCAATCTCAGGTCTATCAACAGTAGTTGCTGTAAGAGCTGCTATATAAGACTAAAAGTCAATGTAATAATCAGATAATGAaatcatttttttctctttcacaCTCTATGAAAGGAGTCTTCTAGATCTCTCTCTCGGCTGGTGTGTTCTCATTCTCTTCTCTGAAGAGTTCTGATACCATCACAAAGGAATAGGAAATTTATGCATGTGTGAATTTAATTGTGTTATCATGACAAACATGAAGATTAGAGAATTACCTGCTCAGAAATCCATATTCAAAAATTGTCTATGCATTGACTTCAATGACAGAGATGTGAgaaattttgggccaaatttcTGGGTGCTTCTCCTGGCAATGTTGGCTCAGCAAGGGAGAATTGTCAATTTGGAGACGTAAGAGAGAGGAAGGCAGATTTTCTCCTGCCATATTCTCCAGCTTCCGACAGTTGGAAATGTGTAATTGTTGGAGGGAGGTGAGGCGGAGAAGCCCGTTGCACTCCAATGTCTCTAGATTATCGAACCCAACTATCTTGAGAGTGGTAAGGGAGGGAAGGTGAGGCAGAGAACCCACCTCTTAGTAAGATGAGTGAGGTTGTCCAAGTTGTCCATCGACGATAGACTCCTCCATTGTTTCTCGATATTAAGCTGTTTCAAGTTAGGCGGGAAACCACCTTCTGGAAACCTATAAACTTTCTGGCAAGAATTTATGTCCAAAGAGTGTAAATTAGGGAGAAGAGTATTCATGTGACGTGGCAATGCCTCCAACTTGGAGCAGAAGCTGACATGGAGATGAGTCAAGTTGGGTGCAGCCAGTCCTTCTCCTGCTAATGACACTAATTTGCAGCACCAACTGATGGTGAGACGTTGAAGAGCCACGTGTGGTGGCTCTGACATTGAAACTGATTCTAGATCTGAACACCATGATATCTCGAGATTCTTGAGATTGGGAAAGGCATCCAGCGACAACGCGGTCAGTGAATCGCAGCTGGAATGTATTTGTAGCTCTTTCAAATCACACTTCCGTTGTTGTTGCTGCGGGAATTCCAGTTTGCTGCAATCCAAGATTTTGAGAGTTTTCAAAGATTTAGGTAAACAATTGCCTGGAAAGGATACAGCAGACGAACACCTTGATATTTCTATTGTGTGCAGGCAACTTAGATGGTTAATGCTCGTTGCACTAAATGCAGACTCCACTACAGATTCACATCCCCTAATTGATAAAGTATCCCCAAAATTTATTAGCAGCTTTGGAGACTCTCCTTCATGATCTTGCCGTATTTTCGTTGACAAAGCATCCCGAGAAATTAATCGCATCTCTTGAGACCCTCCTTCACGATCTTCCTGTATTTTCAGTTTGTGAACATTCGAAAAATCAGATGAAGAAATGATTCTCAAGAATACGTGATTAAGCATTTCTCCCTTTAACATTGGACAATTTTTCACTTGAAGCTTCCTGAGTCGAGGAAAAGCTTCCGACTCAGGTACGTGCCACACCTCCCAACATGGCATGTCATCAAACTCCAAACTCTCAAGTGAGGGAAATGGTGCAATATGCGAAGAATGATGATCTCCTTCATTCTTGTAAAACTCCTCGCCAATACTTCTCAGCTGATCCAAACCTCGAATGCTCAGGGACTTAAGAGATGGCAGCTGTCCAAGTGAAGACAGCATGCAGCAATTCTTGCAAGACTCTAGAGATACACTTGTCATATTGTTGTAGGAACAGCTCCCGAACCAATCTGGAAATATTGTACCCTTGTATCCCTTGATTCTCAATTTTTTCAAGCCAGTGTGCGGTTGCAAGCTGTTGAGTATACCTCTTTCTGTTTGTGTGTCTAAAACCATATCATCACCTGAAGACCATTCCAGGAATAATTCATCAATGTGCTTCTTGTCTATCATCCTTGCACTCCTTGCCTGATTGACATCAACAACATTCTCCAATTCCTTAATCTCAAATGATCCATGAAGATTTAAAAGCCCTCCTAATTCTTGGATCCCATTCTCTTTATGCTTGCCCACaacatagaaatataaaatgCACAACTGTTTCAATTTGCTCATTCCTCTGGGCATTTCTTCCAAAAAGGTCGTCAACCTAAGATCAAGATGCCGTAAATTCACAAGCTTATGCATGCCACTAGGCAACATAGTCAAGCCCAAACATCCATACAATATTAATGTTTGTAGATTATGCAAGTTGCACAATGACTCCGGCAATGTGTGAATGTTTGCCCAAGAGAGATTCAAATAGCGTAGATGAATCAATTCACCTATCGCATCAGGCAGTACTTTAAGTTTAAAAAAGGATAAAACTCTGAAGTTTTTAAACTTTGATGCTATGCTTTCCATACAACAAATCATCTATATTCAACCCTGNNNNNNNNNNNNNNNNNNNNNNNNNNNNNNNNNNNNNNNNNNNNNNNNNGATCTAAGCTTCCCCTTGGAAAATATGACAAGTGATGAATGAGaaccttcatctcttcttgTTCACCAAGGTCTTCTATTCTGTAATAGAAATCTCCAGCAAGGAATATTGCCAAGTCATGCAAGAGATCATGCATCACAAAATACTCGCTCTCATATTGAAGCTTTTTGAAAAATAACCTCGAAGCTAATTCTTCAAAACATTTGCAACCAACCTCTTCCAAACTTTCTCCTCTCTTTGGTGGCCTTAAAAGATCTTCGGCCATCCATAGCAAAATTATTTCATCTTTCTTAAAGTGATAATCTTTGGGAAACAATGAACAATAAACAAAACAACGCTTCAAGTAAGGAGGTAGCTGGAAGTAGCTTATTAACAATGCTGGaataattttactatttttcaatTCCCaaatgatgagtttggaaaactccaaattaaatttttgtgatgaacaaatattattaaaatatttaattacaaaattattaattcaatgttatttgattatatgttaattaataattttgtaatgcaGGAATTGATTTGGGCCGAAAATGAAATTCTGGATTAAGCCCAACTAGCCTTGCTACATGCTTCTCATGCTATGAAGCTGAAGTATAATTTGGGccgaacaaaaacaaaagaaatgttGCAAAGCCCAAGTGTGAATTTTGTTCAGCTTTGATTTCAAAGATTATAACCAACAAAGTAGAGCTGAATTATTATTGggccaaaaattaataattgttgCAACTAAGCCCAACTTCACATTTGATGAGAGTTCCCTATGCATGATCCAAACCCACTAAGCATGTAAAGCATAGTTCCATAGCTTCCAACGGAACTCCTTTACTCATCatgatggatttcaaatttattctaataaatttgATAAGTGCATGGGAAATATGAGAGAGAGGATCATTGACATGATTGATGGCATTAACTTTACACGCCACCCAGGGAAGAAAAAGCAAGCtatctttaattaatttgttttatcaCTTTGAATTACTTTTTCTTCacattctctcttctctctcatctctttccttCTCTCTTCGGTTATTACCCAGGGAAACAATGGCTTCCATGAAAGCAAAATGGAGCCACCGAAGCAAGGGAAGAACAAGCTAcaagaccatcaagctaatgatggcaagaaaacatactaaaataaaaatgagctgtggctgagattatcacctaatctggtaagatttggtgaggtaatctcggatccttcatgctcaaaaaggaaggatgaagattcggccagcaagaaagatcttggaagcatggcttgtctttgattctgttcaaccaccacagggagtagctagagtggcgaagtgatggttgaaggcagagattgaagcagatgaagtcataaTCATCATGAGGCATCAAgagccagaaatccatcttggagagcaagccaaggatggagagcccggattgatgaagggtgatgatcaagaaaggactagaggtaattgcatgttgggttttgcatggttatctcttctctctctatgtgGCCGAACTGGTTCTAtttgttgaaggaggaagaagtcgGTTTGGGTgttggcttcaagtgtggaggcttcTCTCTTCTTTAAAAAGGGAGAACAGCCACTGTTTGGAGCAAGGAGTAAGATttgagaaaaagccatagatgtcttagagttcctttgtacatctgtgttgtgtttcatgattctgtgggaatccccttgtaagttgggttagcactttacaacttgtaatctggatgattatagtgaaattccatcattgttgtgatggagactggatgtaggctgcactgcacttagcagctgaaccaggatatatccgtgtgtaatcttctctctctcttcctacttcaattctgtttttgctgctcagatgaaaaatcaaaaatgtctcgtgtcaagtgacgagacaaaatgaaaatgtctcgtggctagggacaagctaaaaacagaaaagtttcTTCAAAgtccagcaagtgttagcaagcgaaaaaggggctaagattcaaccccccccttctcttagccactgaaaccatcaattggtatcagagcttggtctcaaagagatcaagctttgcagcttggagtaaAGATCCTTATGGCAGAAAACAGTGGCGCAAAGGTGGTGTCCTATAATCTGACCGAAGGacaatcaagcaacagacctcttcttttcaatgggaaaaattatacctattggaaggagaggatgaagatatttgtaCAAGCTGTAGATTACAGACTTTGGAAGATTATTCTTGAAGGACCTCAATTTCCAACTACCACAAATGCTGAAGGGGTAGTCTCTCTCAAACCAGAAGCAAGATGGACCGAGGAAGATAGGAAGAAGGTAGAATTAAATGCCAAGGCAGTAAACctgctcaactgtgctatcagctttgaggagtaccgacgggtatcacgatgcacaacggaaaaggaaatctgggacaagctacaaatcactcatgaaggaaccactATTGTAAAGAAGACTCGGACAGATATGTTGAACAGAgaatatgaaatgtttacaatgaaggaaggagaatctatTGATGAGCTGTTCGAACGGTTCAACACTATCATTGTTGGCTTAGATGTTCTGGGAATTACACATtctgattctgtgcttgtgagaagagtgctgagatgtctcactaaagagtgggaaacaaaagctttaattatttctgagaaCAGTAATCTTgattccatgacacttgatgatttgagaggaaatcttCTAGCTTTTGAAAACAGTTATTTGAAAAAGgactcaaaaaagaaaggaattgatTTTTCTTCTATGACTAAcaagaaaggaattgctttttcttctgtgactaaccctctggatgatgaatccagtgataactcttttgaaaatgagtttgtgttgtttgcaaaaaaattcaggaaaatggtaAAGCTCAAAGGTAAAGGCAGCAGCTCAAGGAAGATGAAGAAGGACCTTAGCAAAGTAATCTgttacaattgcaaggaaaaggggcatttcaaatctgattgtcccaagttaaaaagggaagaaaagccaaaaagggaaaagaaaaagggactgatggcatcatgggaagatttggaaaatgactccgatgatgatgatgaggaatcTGAGACTAAGTCACAGCCTTGTCTCATGGCAAATGAGGTAGAGCAGGTATCCTTTCAAAACCCTAacactgaagaccttcatcttatgatagatcatctttctgaaaaaataagatgttttctaACTGAGAATCAAGATCTTGAATAACAAAACttcattcttaaagctgaaaatgatttcctcaaagaaaaactaagagaggccgaaactgcttgtgatcttgtggaagaaaataagcagttaaAAGCCCAAGTTAGAAGCTGTGAAAGTGATCATTCTGTTCTTGCATATGTGAATTGTTTTAAGCAAAATGAAGAGTTGTTCAAAGAGGTTAAAAGACTTAAAGATGACTTAGCTAAGTTCacccaaagttctgaaaatttaaaccaaatcttggctagtcaaaaacctctttatgataaagctgggttgggattttataaatctgaaaaatcacattttgaaaacattGCTTCATCTTCAAATGATGTAAAATATCAAGACCCAACttactttaacaaaacagcaactccaagattttgtagactatgtaaccgaagtggtcattttccagttcaatgtttctttggtgaaagaatgatcggtgacaaagtttacaaagttgttttttattacaatgatttgggacataagagatggtttaacgtgaaaggatccaagaaaatttggatacccaatgtcacttgagcttattttgtaggtatgcctagcatccaagaagaaagaaaatatgtggtacatggatagtggatgctctaggcatatgacaggaaagacaaccttcttcataaagtttgatgaatatgatggaggatttgtcacattcggtgatgatgcaaaaggaaaaatagtggctgTTGGAAAAGTGGgtaaaaatttttcatcttgtataaatgatgtcctTCTTGTACATGGCTTGAAACATAACTTGCTTCTTgtaaatggtttgaaacataatttgcttagtgttagtcaattgtgtgatttaggttttgatgttatttttaagaagtttgtttgtttggttgtttgtgagaaaactggggatattttatttgaagccaagagatgcaacaatgtgtatggattaactcttgaggatttaaaggaacaaaatgtaacatgttttacatcttttgaatctgaaaaatggctttggcatagaaagttgggaaATGCTAGCATGTatcaaatttctaagctagttaaaaagaatttggttagagctgaattattattgggccaaaaattaataattgttgCAACTAAGCCCAACTTCACATTTGATGAGAGTTCCCTATGCATGATCCGAACCCACTAAGCATGTAAAGCATAGTTCCATAGCTTCCAACGGAACTCCTTTACTCATCatgatggatttcaaatttattagaataaatttGATAAGTGCATGGGAAATATGAGAGAGAGGATCATTGACATGATTGATGGCATTAACTTTACACGCCACCCAGGGAAGAAAAAGCAAGCtatctttaattaatttgttttatcaCTTTGAATTACTTTTTCTTCacattctctcttctctctcatctctttccttCTCTCTTCGGTTATTACCCAGGGAAACAATGGCTTCCATGAAAGCAAAATGGAGCCACCGAAGCAAGGGAAGAACAAGCTAcaagaccatcaagctaatgatggcaaaaaaacatactaaaataaaaatgagctgtggctgagattatcacctaa
This sequence is a window from Arachis duranensis cultivar V14167 chromosome 2, aradu.V14167.gnm2.J7QH, whole genome shotgun sequence. Protein-coding genes within it:
- the LOC127744802 gene encoding putative disease resistance protein At3g14460, yielding MLPSGMHKLVNLRHLDLRLTTFLEEMPRGMSKLKQLCILYFYVVGKHKENGIQELGGLLNLHGSFEIKELENVVDVNQARSARMIDKKHIDELFLEWSSGDDMVLDTQTERGILNSLQPHTGLKKLRIKGYKGTIFPDWFGSCSYNNMTSVSLESCKNCCMLSSLGQLPSLKSLSIRGLDQLRSIGEEFYKNEGDHHSSHIAPFPSLESLEFDDMPCWEVWHVPESEAFPRLRKLQVKNCPMLKGEMLNHVFLRIISSSDFSNVHKLKIQEDREGGSQEMRLISRDALSTKIRQDHEGESPKLLINFGDTLSIRGCESVVESAFSATSINHLSCLHTIEISRCSSAVSFPGNCLPKSLKTLKILDCSKLEFPQQQQRKCDLKELQIHSSCDSLTALSLDAFPNLKNLEISWCSDLESVSMSEPPHVALQRLTISWCCKLVSLAGEGLAAPNLTHLHVSFCSKLEALPRHMNTLLPNLHSLDINSCQKVYRFPEGGFPPNLKQLNIEKQWRSLSSMDNLDNLTHLTKRWVLCLTFPPLPLSR